Sequence from the Fusobacterium periodonticum 1_1_41FAA genome:
CTAATGATTTTAGTAAATTAGCTTCTGCTTCATCATAATAACCAACATATTTTAAAGTTCCTCCTAATTCATTTAAGGCTTTAATATATTCATCACTTTCTAAACCATATAGTTTTTCAGTTTCAATTAAAATTTCTCTTAATATTTCAATTTCTTTTAGAATATTACCTTCTGTTTGGTATTGTTCTCTTTTTTTATTTAGTTCATCTAATTTCATTTTATCTCCATTTTAAATTAAAGAATAGTTACAATTATGCCAAGTACAATAACTAAAACAATTCCTACAAAAATATCCCCCATGAAGAGCATCACAAAGGCATTGAAAAATCCAGTTAATTTAAACATAGGTGTTCTAGTCATTGTTATAAGGGAATAACCCAATAATGCAAATGGAATTTTATACATAAGATAGCCAATAATACGTTTATGATCTCTATAAGAAACTATTCCAATAGCTCCTGGTAATGCTAATAAAAAATAAAAATAATACCACTTTAAATTTAAGTTTAAAGTTAAAAAAGTAAGTGGAACTATAATTCCTGGAATTAATAAGATATAAAAAAAATATGATTTATTTGTTTTGATAATACCTTGTAAATTGAGATTTAGTAGCACTAAAAGAGAGACTCCAATTAAACCTACTTTATGAAGCTTTAAGTTTTCCAACAGACCTAAATTAAAGTCTAGTGTATAAAAAGTTGAATATTGATAAAGATAAAGTCCGACTATTGAAATTATAGATAAAGCTAAAAATATATTTTTTGAATAATATAAAGTTTTTAGCTTTCTCTCTGTTGCAAGTACATATATTATTGCAACTGATAAGAAATAACCATATAATTTAAATAGGAAATATTCATTATTAAAAATATTAAGATTTTTAAATACAAAGAATAAAATTAACATCATAGATATCACTGGAAGAAAAAGTTGTATTTTTCTTAGTTTTTCATAGCGAACAATAACATCATCATATTTTTCTTTTAATTTATCTAATTTCTCATTAGTTTCAGAATAATCTTGTTCAAACTTTACATCTTCTTTAGAAGTTATAGAATTATATATATAATCTAAAGTATTGTCAAAATTTTTTCCAAAGTTTTCATCATAAAGATTATTATATTTTTTTTCAATAGCCTTATGATTTAAGGTTGAAGTTAAAATTAAGAAAATCATTGCTTTTACTAAAAAATATATTGCTATTGAATAAAATAAATATCTAAACTGTGGTAATAACAATTTTATTACTGAATTGTCAACAGTGATATATTTTATATATAAATCTGTTCTACTAAAGGCATAGGCCAAAACAAAAGAAATTACTGAGACTAAAAATAATAGTGGTATTCTTTCATTATTTGCATTATCTGGTTTTAATTCACCGAATGATGATTTTTTTTGAGAGACTTCTTGTTTAAATTCTTTTCTGTATTCATCTAGTTTTTCAGATAGTTTTTCAGTTCTTAAATATTTATTGCAATATCTTGTTATGATTGAATCTTCAGTATAAGTTTTGTTCATAACAGCATAGGGATTATCTTCAAACTTTGCTTGAAATCTTTGATATTCATATTCAAAGTTATTGATACTTTTTCTTATTTCATTTATATTCATTCTATTAGGAAAAATTTCACAACTACAAATATTAGCTAATATTTCTTTTGATTCCTTTCCAGTTGCTTCATATTTATGATTTTTAATGTCCTGTATCATATCTTCTAAAGACTTATATCTATCACTAATAGAAATATTTTCATTAGTAAGAATAATTTTACTTTTTAAATATTCTTCTCTTATTTTTATTTTGACACTATTTTCTTTAGCATTTTCTTCAAGTATAGGAAGTAAATTGTTTTCATCAATATTAGGATATCCATAAATATACAATAATGATAGTAATGGGATTAAAAGATTATTTTTATCCTTAGTTTCAATATATTCTGTGATTAAAGAATTTAAATTTTTTCCTTGGTATGTATACTCATCTGCTTTTTTTCCATTATTATTAGTATCAAAATAAATATTTAGTATGCAAGCTATCCTATCTTCAGGATATTTTTTTATTTCATCAAGTTTCTTAATAAAATCAGGCTCACACTTAAGATTTGTAAAAAATTCTTTTATAACACCTTTCTCTAAAAGTTTTTTTAAGTCTTGAGCTGGAATAGTTGTTATATCTTTATAAGTTTTAATCTCTTCATTATCCCATATAAATATATTTTCTTCTTTAAAAAATCTATATAGTTTAAAGATTTGATATTTTTTTTCAAAACTATTTCTTCCTTTTAGATAATTTTCTTCTATTTCTTGAATTGTATTACGGTCAGTAGGCATTTTATTTCTTTCAAAAAATTCTGAAAGAACTTCTTCATTTAATATTTTATCTATTTTATCTTTATTTTTAATTAAAAAATCATATACTTCACTCTTTGACCAAAGTTTTTCCCCATATATATTTAGAGAAGAATCAAAGCTATTGTTATCTTCCATATTTACTTTTCTTTTTAAACTCTCATTTCCTTCTAAGAACTTTTTAATATCTTCATCTTTAAATCTTTCAGATACAGAGTATTTTAACAAACCTTTTATTAAAGCTTCAAGTAATTTATGTTCTTTAAACTTTGAGAAACCATAATATTTATCTCGAAACATATCATTATGAAATAATTTCTTATTATTGATGATAGACTTATACATTAATTCTCCAGTGTATAAAGTATATAATGTTTGTCCTAGTGAATAATAATCAGACTCTTTTAAAACTCTCCCAGTATTAAGAAGTAATAATTCAGGTGCAGTATAGCCCGGAGTTCCATATTTTTCTTTATCATAATCTATAAGTTCATCCCCTATGTAACGAGCTATTCCAAAATCCCCTAAATATATTTTTCTTTTTTCATCCATATAAATATTTTCAGGTTTTATATCTCTATGAACTATGTTATGACTATGTAGATATCTTAATGCCTTAAGCAAAGAAGGAATTATATTTGTTTTAATTTCTTCATATTTTAAAGGTGTTTTATCTAGTAAATCTCCACCTGAATAATATCTGTAAACTTCAGCAAAGTATTCTTTTGAGTTTGCAATAACTTTTCCGTATGATATAACCCTTGCTAAATTATTTTCTTCTACTTCTTTTCTTTTCTCGTAAACTAACTCAAGAATTTTCTTTCTATTTTCTAATTTTTTAGCATCAGATTCTATATCTATATTTTTAAAAACTTTTATTAGAACTTCCACTTCTTTTTTCTCGTTATTAGAAACTTTATTCTTAAAAAGTATTGATTCTCCACTCTCTATATCTAATCTATCTTCTTTTTTTATTTTTAATTCAAGAAGTTTATTATCAGAAATATAAAGTGAATTATCGAATATGCTCTCATCAGTACTTGAATTGTCTAAAAGAGTAGTAGATTGTCTTGAAATATCTTTGTCTTGAGAAAGTTTTTTTAAACTATCATCACCTGTATCGTCAACAAGTGTTACTGCTCTTTTTAGATTCTCATTTTGTGAAATATCTGTATCATTTACATTATCTTTACTTTCAGAGATTGTTGGAGTTTTATTATTATTCATTTACTTCATTCTCCTTTTTTATTAAAATTAAGCTTATATTATCCTTACTTCCATTTTTTATACTAAGAGAATGTATTTCTTTTAGAGTTTCTTCTATTGAATTTTTTTTATCAAAAATTGATTTTAATGTATCATCATCAATAACATCTGTCACTCCATCTGAACATAAAAAGATGATGTCATTAGGAATTAATCCTATACTTGAGTGAATATTAATCTTACATTCATCTGAATAACCAATACAATTACTAATAATATTTCTTTCGGGATAAGTAATTGCTTCTTCTTCAGTTAAAAGTCCTGCATCTATCATATTTTGAACTTTTGAATCATCTTTTGTCAATCTTTGAAAATAAGTATTTCTATATCTGTAAGCTCTACTATCTCCAAGATTATAATAAATAAAAATATCATTATTTGAATAAATTCCAACTAATGTAGTTTTTAAAGCATTTTTTTTATTCTCATCATTTTGAATTTTTCTAATTAAAGTATTTGTTTCCTTTATTTTTTCTATAACTTCTTCTTTTATTAAATTCTCTTTTACAATACTTTTTAAATTTTGAAGAGTTTCTAGTGCTGCTCTATTACCTTCAAATTCTCCACTTACACCATCACATAATATAGCACTTATATAATCCTTTGTTTCTCCTCTATAAGTCCCTTCTTCTATAATAACATCATTAATCATAATTTTATCATCATTTACTTTATATGAGACTCCAATATCATTTATAGAGCAATACTTGAACATAAATTTTACTCCTCTCTTTTAAAATTTATTTTTTCATTTTCAATATAAGCAATTATATTTCCATTTTCATTTCTTGAATTAAATATGTAATCAGATAATTCATTTATATACTTATCTTCAATCATATTTCCTATTCCTCTACCACCCATTTCAAGTATATTTTTTTCCTTAGCTAACTTATAATAATACTCTAATATTTCTGGACTTATAAGTATTTTTATTTTTTTTATTTTCTCAATATTTTCATTTATCTTTTTTATTTGTGATTTTACAATTAATTGAGATACCTCATCTCTTATAAAATCAAATACAACTATGTTATTTCCTATTCTATTAACTACTTCTGGTTTAAAATGAGCTTTTATTCCATTTATAACTTTATTTTCCATATCTTCATAGCTTTCATCTATACTTACTAACATTTCTCTTCTTTCATTTCCAGAAGAATCAATTATTTTTTTGGTTATTCCTAAATTTGAAGTAAATATTATCAATGCTTCAGAAAAATAGACAGTATTTCCTTGACCATCAGTCATTCTTCCATCTTCAAGTATTTGAAGGAATTTATCCATTATAGAAGGATGGGCTTTTTCTATTTCATCAAAAAGTAATATAGAAAAAGGTCTTTCTTTAATTGCATTTGTTAGCTGTCCACCAGCTTCGTATCCTACATATCCAGGAGGTGCACCAAATAATTTTTGATCTGAATGCGACTCAGAATATTCACTCATATCAAATCTTATACAGTTATTCTCATCTCCAAAAAGTACTTCAGCTAATGCTTTAGTAAGTTCTGTTTTTCCTGTTCCTGTGGGTCCTGCAAAAAATAAAATCCCTTTAGGTTTATTTCCAGTTGATGAATGTTGTAATCCTGACATTCCTGTAACAGCTCTTTTTATAACTGAACTTACTTTTTTAATAGCTTTATCCTGCCCTTTTACTCTATCTTTTAGACTATTCTCAAGATTGTTTACAGCCTCATCATCTATACTTTCCCACATATTTTCTTTTATCCCATATTTATACATTGTCAAAGCATCTAATAGAGAATAATTTTCATCTTTCTTTTTATGTCTTTCATAAAGATTTTTTAATTCTTTAAGTTCAATATTTTTTAAACCTTCTGTATTATCAATAAATTTTCCTTTTATTTTTAAATTACTTTCTAATTCTTCTTTATAATTCATTTCTATGAAATCAAGTCTTATATTTTTATCAGGATTAGGAATTGTTATTGTTCTAACATTAGGATTATTATAATAGAACCAAGAAGGAAGATCATTAAATTTTTCTACTACTAGTATCAATGTATTGCTATATCCTTTAATTGCTTTTGCATTCATTGAAGCTTCAAATAAATTTATAAACATATTATTTTCGCACGAATCTAATGAGGTTGGAGAAGATATATATCTTGCAGCAAAGTTCATAACTATAGTTATAGGTTTTTCTTTTTTAGTTGTCAATGCCTCTTTTATAATAACTGAAAGTTTTTCAATATCATCTACTTTATAGCTTTCTCTTCCATCATTTTTAAAAATATTATTAGCCTCATCAAAATCTTTTAAAATCTCAGGTACACTACTTTTCTTATTGTAAAAACCTAAAACGGGATTACAAAATACAAAATTATATTCCAATTTTGTAACTGCTTCTACAATAAGTTCTTCAATTTTAAATAATTTTATCAAAAGAGAATCTAAGTTATAATAATTAAGTTGATCTTTCTCATCATAATAAGGATATATATCATTTATATTTCCCTCAATTATAAAAGTAGATTTTATTCCTTTAAAACTCTCAATTTCTTTTTGCCATTTTGGTTTTTTATCAGTCATTATTCTCTCCTTTATTTGTTGTGTATACCTACAGATATTAATTTTCTTCTCATAATTACATTTTGTATCATTCTATCCTTACTCATATATTGTTTATATGTATGTCTTAGTTTTTTGTTAAAATATATAATATTTTGATTTTTTGAGCCTCTTAATTTTACATCTTTAAAATTTAATTCATCTATATAAGGTCCATCAATTAAAACAGGAATATTTTTTTTAATTTCTTTTTGAATATCTTTTCCTAAGTCTTTGAAATAATCTCCTGTATAAACTAAAATGTCATTTGTTATATTTTTAAGTAATCCTACAAACTCTATTAATTCATTAAATTGCTCAAGAGGATCTCCTCCAGTAAAAGTTATTCCATCTATATGATTTTCTTTACTTATATTTAATATAATTTGAAATAAAGATTTTACATCTCTATTCTTAGACTTATTTATATTCCATAACTCAGGATTAGAGCAGTTTTTACATCTCTTTGAACAACCTTTAGTCCAGATAACTACTCTGCTTCCTGGTCCTAAAGTATAGATGGGGTAAAGTATTCTATCTATATACATTACTTAATCTCAACTCTAAATGAAATTTTAGCAAGAGTTATTTCATCATTATTTTTTAAAATTTTAGGTGAATTAGGAAGCATTTTTTCACCATTTATTTCAGTATCATTTGTACCAAGATGCCAAACTATCCAATCTCCAATTTTATTATGTTCTATTTTTATATGTTGCCTAGATACTGTAAGCATAGAATATTTGGTAAATAAATCAGAACCATAGTCTCCATCTCTACCTATTATTCCACCAGTTTTTGAAACCTTTATAACTTCTTTTTCATTTTTTTTAAAGATTAGATAAAGTGCTTCTTCAACCTGTTCTTTTTCAACAACTGTTTCTTCTTTTATTTCCTCTCCAATAGGAATTTTAATAAAATCATCACCATTTATTCTATGTTCAAAACCACATTCTTCACAATAAAATTTTTCAGC
This genomic interval carries:
- a CDS encoding protein kinase domain-containing protein; this translates as MNNNKTPTISESKDNVNDTDISQNENLKRAVTLVDDTGDDSLKKLSQDKDISRQSTTLLDNSSTDESIFDNSLYISDNKLLELKIKKEDRLDIESGESILFKNKVSNNEKKEVEVLIKVFKNIDIESDAKKLENRKKILELVYEKRKEVEENNLARVISYGKVIANSKEYFAEVYRYYSGGDLLDKTPLKYEEIKTNIIPSLLKALRYLHSHNIVHRDIKPENIYMDEKRKIYLGDFGIARYIGDELIDYDKEKYGTPGYTAPELLLLNTGRVLKESDYYSLGQTLYTLYTGELMYKSIINNKKLFHNDMFRDKYYGFSKFKEHKLLEALIKGLLKYSVSERFKDEDIKKFLEGNESLKRKVNMEDNNSFDSSLNIYGEKLWSKSEVYDFLIKNKDKIDKILNEEVLSEFFERNKMPTDRNTIQEIEENYLKGRNSFEKKYQIFKLYRFFKEENIFIWDNEEIKTYKDITTIPAQDLKKLLEKGVIKEFFTNLKCEPDFIKKLDEIKKYPEDRIACILNIYFDTNNNGKKADEYTYQGKNLNSLITEYIETKDKNNLLIPLLSLLYIYGYPNIDENNLLPILEENAKENSVKIKIREEYLKSKIILTNENISISDRYKSLEDMIQDIKNHKYEATGKESKEILANICSCEIFPNRMNINEIRKSINNFEYEYQRFQAKFEDNPYAVMNKTYTEDSIITRYCNKYLRTEKLSEKLDEYRKEFKQEVSQKKSSFGELKPDNANNERIPLLFLVSVISFVLAYAFSRTDLYIKYITVDNSVIKLLLPQFRYLFYSIAIYFLVKAMIFLILTSTLNHKAIEKKYNNLYDENFGKNFDNTLDYIYNSITSKEDVKFEQDYSETNEKLDKLKEKYDDVIVRYEKLRKIQLFLPVISMMLILFFVFKNLNIFNNEYFLFKLYGYFLSVAIIYVLATERKLKTLYYSKNIFLALSIISIVGLYLYQYSTFYTLDFNLGLLENLKLHKVGLIGVSLLVLLNLNLQGIIKTNKSYFFYILLIPGIIVPLTFLTLNLNLKWYYFYFLLALPGAIGIVSYRDHKRIIGYLMYKIPFALLGYSLITMTRTPMFKLTGFFNAFVMLFMGDIFVGIVLVIVLGIIVTIL
- a CDS encoding PP2C family protein-serine/threonine phosphatase, with translation MFKYCSINDIGVSYKVNDDKIMINDVIIEEGTYRGETKDYISAILCDGVSGEFEGNRAALETLQNLKSIVKENLIKEEVIEKIKETNTLIRKIQNDENKKNALKTTLVGIYSNNDIFIYYNLGDSRAYRYRNTYFQRLTKDDSKVQNMIDAGLLTEEEAITYPERNIISNCIGYSDECKINIHSSIGLIPNDIIFLCSDGVTDVIDDDTLKSIFDKKNSIEETLKEIHSLSIKNGSKDNISLILIKKENEVNE
- a CDS encoding AAA family ATPase yields the protein MTDKKPKWQKEIESFKGIKSTFIIEGNINDIYPYYDEKDQLNYYNLDSLLIKLFKIEELIVEAVTKLEYNFVFCNPVLGFYNKKSSVPEILKDFDEANNIFKNDGRESYKVDDIEKLSVIIKEALTTKKEKPITIVMNFAARYISSPTSLDSCENNMFINLFEASMNAKAIKGYSNTLILVVEKFNDLPSWFYYNNPNVRTITIPNPDKNIRLDFIEMNYKEELESNLKIKGKFIDNTEGLKNIELKELKNLYERHKKKDENYSLLDALTMYKYGIKENMWESIDDEAVNNLENSLKDRVKGQDKAIKKVSSVIKRAVTGMSGLQHSSTGNKPKGILFFAGPTGTGKTELTKALAEVLFGDENNCIRFDMSEYSESHSDQKLFGAPPGYVGYEAGGQLTNAIKERPFSILLFDEIEKAHPSIMDKFLQILEDGRMTDGQGNTVYFSEALIIFTSNLGITKKIIDSSGNERREMLVSIDESYEDMENKVINGIKAHFKPEVVNRIGNNIVVFDFIRDEVSQLIVKSQIKKINENIEKIKKIKILISPEILEYYYKLAKEKNILEMGGRGIGNMIEDKYINELSDYIFNSRNENGNIIAYIENEKINFKREE
- a CDS encoding 4Fe-4S single cluster domain-containing protein, producing MYIDRILYPIYTLGPGSRVVIWTKGCSKRCKNCSNPELWNINKSKNRDVKSLFQIILNISKENHIDGITFTGGDPLEQFNELIEFVGLLKNITNDILVYTGDYFKDLGKDIQKEIKKNIPVLIDGPYIDELNFKDVKLRGSKNQNIIYFNKKLRHTYKQYMSKDRMIQNVIMRRKLISVGIHNK
- a CDS encoding FHA domain-containing protein yields the protein MTRECEICGSEIEDTDKECPICSPKKDEKVIKNEKKKMIARCVESGYETEIDEDAEKFYCEECGFEHRINGDDFIKIPIGEEIKEETVVEKEQVEEALYLIFKKNEKEVIKVSKTGGIIGRDGDYGSDLFTKYSMLTVSRQHIKIEHNKIGDWIVWHLGTNDTEINGEKMLPNSPKILKNNDEITLAKISFRVEIK